TTGGGGATGTTataaataaaaaaaatctattCCTATTTTTAAGGCATTTAAcggtataattcaaatttgaacagcAAGCGCATGAAAAAGTTGGAAAATATAAGTTGATTTTTCTTTCTTGAGTCTATTTTTAGGCCTTCGCTAAGAAAAGAAATGGAATTCCAAACATCAGGGTGCCAAAACTCGACCACTAAAAACTTAGCATATTGGTTTTTAATTCTAAAAAATGCAAACAAagaaaaaaacatgaaacctaGCATTGTGCCATAATATAACCATTATAAATATGTGAAAAGCATTTGTGAAAGTTTGCAAAAGTAGTGATGCATACTTCTTAGAAATCGGACCATTTCCAAGGAAAAGTCGTGATTTCGAGAGGGAATGGGATGAGTTTTTAGGCAAAGTGTCCATTACATATTGCATGTGATTTTTGACATTTTTTATGGTTAGTTCGCTATATTTGTGTCATCCAGTAATTTTTCAGGCATTTACCAGATATTTCGGTCACACTCGAGGTGTCGCTAGTTTCGAGTGGCTTTATTAGTATGGTACCTACAAAACTTGAGATGTGGTGAAGAAATAGAGTTGTTGTAAAGGAGAATAAAGAAATGTGCGTAACATCAACAGTAACTGTGTTTGCGGAAGCGGAGAGCTTAGGCGCGGAGAGGTTTAGTTCATGATAGATAGTGGAAGTGACTCATTGATTGCTTCCTGGCATCTCTCGCTAATAATCTAGTACCAACAAAAGAATAATTGTTGGGCCCTAAATATTAAGGGTTTGTAGTATCGAAAGAATCCTCTCTCGGCACTGACACCACAGATATCAACCCGCGGTATTCTCCATCAACTTTGAATAGGACCTCCTCCATCTTAGGTTACTTATACTCTCTTTTTTGTATGACAACATTTCTTTGGACATATTCACTCTGCATCTCGTTATGTATAATCTGGACACTCCTGTAGTGCGTGCGATTGAATAAGAGTTGTATATACAAAAAATGTCCTCATAAAAAATAAGCAAGTTTGGGCTAGGACAGTGTCAGCACCCGACGGCGTTAAAACAGGTCATCGTCAAGTCCGCGTGTAGCGATGACACCGACCGCGCCAGGCTCCACaggtcgccgtcgccgcccccggtGAGGGAGGAACTGTGTGCCGTGCCACCGCTGGTGTAGGCCGTGGTGGCGCCGCCGAGCTCGTCCACGATGTAGGACATGCCGTTGGTCGTCTTGGCCGTCGCGGCGTCAGAGAGACCGTTGAGCTCGTACGCCGCCAGCCGGTCAAGAGCGTCCCAGTCGCCGCCGTACTCGAGCGGCGGGAGCTTCATGAACTTTTCGTACAGGGTGCTGCTGCCGCTGTGGCACGCGCTGTTGATCAGCTGGTCCAGCGGTGACGATGATGGGTTGGTGGGCTTGGTCTCCTGCTTGCACGATGCCGCGGATGAGCGGTCCATGTACCTGAGGATGTTGTCGAGCCCGTCGTCGCTGCCGGCGCAGTGCATCATCTGCGCCTTGGCGGGGTCGCTGGCTGCGGTCACCGTCGACGAGCAGTTGCTCTGGCTGCGCTCCACGGCACCGGCGCCAACCAGCTTGTTGGACgctgcgccgccgcccctgccgccGCTCTGGCCAGCTTGGTGCTGCGCAACGATGTTCTTCTTGAACACCCTACAGATGACCCACCCGTCCTCCTGTGCCAACGGCGACTGGTCCCCGGCCACGCCGCGAACCTGCGCATATCATACGGATAACACCGTCAATTCATTTACCGCCAGATCGATCGGTCGCTACCAAGAGCGAAAGTCAGTCGACTAGGCAAGTGTGTCGTGACGTGCTTAATTACATGCGATTATATTTTATCGTAATTATGCATGGTGTTGAATTTCCTACTACCGAAGCCAGCTCAAAAGGTTTAATTGTCGATGGATCTCAAATAGTATATCCATGCATCTGCATGCATGTACCTAGGGTTTGACCATAGAAAAGGCTGGCTCGGTAATGGAGGTTTGTTAGCAGTTTCTCATATGCCGGTGTCTCCGCGTGCAAAGGTCCACTACTCGACCAGTATAGCAAACTAAATTGTGAAGTAGCATCCGGAAAGCCCTCCCCTAAAGCTAAAGCATGCACTTTAAATGCTAAACAGAAAATATCGCTAATAGCTCACTAATTCCAGTTATGGCGTTAAATTTGAAGTCATTTAGTTAGCGACACTAAGCCTCTGCAACAAGAGGAAGGATGCAAGCTAGTTCTACAAATTCATCCATCTACATTATTCTACCTTCTTGTTTTTGATATATATGGTCTATAGCTTGGTTAATGAGTTAGGATACTTTATATCAGTGCTCCATATTTTTATGTCGGAAAAAATTGTGTATGTCAAGTATATCTGATATTCATATATGATATCTGATTGTGTTCTTATTTTCAAAAATTTCATGATTAAAAGGAAGATTAAATCGGACTTACCTCAATAATTTTCCATAACTTCCCACTGCTATTTAAATTTTAATTTAACAAATATCGATTATGTCTGCTCGCAAGTGCTGAACCTACTACCCAGTACCCACTACTTCGATCCACCCTTTCCGTGACGCCGACCCATCGAAAGGAAATCACAGCTCCCAGTCGCAAATTAACccattgcatcatgtcatgtgTGTTCCCATTCCCAACCACCACCCGGACATAATCTTCACTAGACCTTGTGGATCGTCTACAGTCGCATATGTGCCGCTTGTACATACACTGAAAGTACATGCACCACTCGCGAACTATTTCCATCCCTGTCGGCCACCGTGCAAGCAGTCGCAACATACTACAGTAGTATAGCGTGAACTGGAATCACGTGGTACAGTACACGTACCGGGGATGAGATGCCGGAGTAGTAGGAACTTGCGTCGCCGGCAGCAAAGACGGTGTTGGTCGCAGGGGCGACGGCGTCGTCAAGGCGGTACTCGTGCATGATCCAGTCGGACTTGTGGCCGTGTGGGGCACGGCCCTTGTAGAAGACGAGCGTCTTGCGCATGCCGATGCGGCCGGCGGCGGAGTAGATGGGCTTGTCCCGGCCGGTGGCCTTCCAGAACCCGGCTGCGGTGGCGCGGTTGGTGCGCGT
This sequence is a window from Aegilops tauschii subsp. strangulata cultivar AL8/78 chromosome 7, Aet v6.0, whole genome shotgun sequence. Protein-coding genes within it:
- the LOC109734828 gene encoding NAC domain-containing protein 66, which translates into the protein MSISVNGQSVVPPGFRFHPTEEELLTYYLSKKVASQRIDLDVIPDVDLNKLEPWDIQARCRIGTGPQNDWYLFSHKDKKYPTGTRTNRATAAGFWKATGRDKPIYSAAGRIGMRKTLVFYKGRAPHGHKSDWIMHEYRLDDAVAPATNTVFAAGDASSYYSGISSPVRGVAGDQSPLAQEDGWVICRVFKKNIVAQHQAGQSGGRGGGAASNKLVGAGAVERSQSNCSSTVTAASDPAKAQMMHCAGSDDGLDNILRYMDRSSAASCKQETKPTNPSSSPLDQLINSACHSGSSTLYEKFMKLPPLEYGGDWDALDRLAAYELNGLSDAATAKTTNGMSYIVDELGGATTAYTSGGTAHSSSLTGGGDGDLWSLARSVSSLHADLTMTCFNAVGC